A single region of the Paraburkholderia sp. SOS3 genome encodes:
- a CDS encoding H-NS family nucleoid-associated regulatory protein, with protein sequence MKEREEHRLFDADGEARDRLIVWIRRRMEEYGISIEALAAALTEDAATPKYRDAYGNTWDGKGERPDWLTRAINAGQDIEHFRC encoded by the coding sequence ATGAAAGAACGAGAGGAACATCGATTGTTCGACGCCGACGGTGAGGCGCGCGACCGGCTGATCGTGTGGATCAGACGCCGCATGGAAGAGTACGGTATTTCAATCGAAGCGTTGGCCGCAGCGCTAACCGAAGATGCGGCGACTCCGAAATACCGCGACGCTTACGGCAACACATGGGACGGCAAGGGCGAACGCCCGGACTGGCTCACGCGCGCGATCAACGCGGGGCAGGATATCGAGCATTTTCGTTGTTAG
- the oxlT gene encoding oxalate/formate MFS antiporter, giving the protein MEDISRQAPAPAFWRNRWCQLFVGILCMALVANLQYAWTLFVAPMNARHHWGQASIQLAFSIFILTETWLVPLEGYLVDRFGPRPVVAVGALCAGLAWVMNSFATTLPELYAAAVIAGIGAGGVYGTCVGNALKLFPDRRGLAAGLTAAGFGAGAAVTVIPIANMITAQGYEHTFLFFGILQGVVIFILSMLLRKPEAHKGPAIKRKFAVSKTDYTPGQMIKAPVFWVIYVCFVAVAAGGLMATAQIGPIAKDFGLAKLPMTLFGATLPLLTMTLSIDNICNGFTRPLCGFISDKIGRENTMFAIFIGEGLALLGLMEYGTNPYAFMTFAALIFLFWGEIFSIFPAICADTFGSKFAASNAGTLYTAKGTASLLVPVASVLAATGGWNLVFIVSAVITIAAGVSAKFVLAPMRARWIEASDPLVSDATKSGGPSRLSTWPEQTGE; this is encoded by the coding sequence ATGGAAGACATCTCTCGGCAGGCTCCGGCCCCCGCGTTCTGGCGGAACCGCTGGTGCCAACTCTTCGTCGGCATCTTGTGCATGGCGCTGGTCGCCAATCTGCAATACGCGTGGACGCTATTCGTCGCACCGATGAACGCGCGTCATCACTGGGGCCAGGCTTCAATCCAGCTTGCGTTCTCCATCTTCATCCTGACTGAAACGTGGCTCGTTCCACTGGAGGGTTATCTCGTCGACCGGTTCGGTCCGCGTCCCGTCGTCGCGGTTGGGGCGCTTTGCGCAGGACTCGCCTGGGTAATGAATTCGTTTGCGACCACGCTTCCCGAGTTGTATGCGGCAGCGGTCATCGCGGGTATCGGTGCGGGCGGCGTTTATGGCACTTGCGTCGGCAATGCGCTAAAGCTGTTCCCGGATCGTCGCGGTCTCGCAGCGGGTTTGACCGCAGCGGGCTTCGGCGCGGGTGCGGCCGTGACGGTCATTCCGATTGCGAACATGATCACGGCGCAGGGCTACGAGCACACGTTCCTGTTCTTCGGCATCTTGCAGGGCGTGGTGATTTTCATCCTCTCGATGCTGTTGAGGAAGCCTGAAGCGCACAAGGGGCCGGCGATCAAGCGCAAGTTCGCGGTGTCAAAGACCGACTACACGCCTGGCCAGATGATCAAGGCGCCGGTGTTCTGGGTCATCTACGTGTGCTTCGTCGCGGTTGCGGCGGGCGGCCTGATGGCGACAGCGCAAATCGGTCCGATCGCGAAGGACTTCGGTCTAGCCAAGCTTCCGATGACGTTGTTCGGCGCAACGTTGCCGCTGCTCACGATGACGCTGTCGATCGACAATATCTGCAACGGCTTCACGCGTCCGCTGTGCGGCTTCATTTCGGACAAGATCGGACGCGAAAACACGATGTTCGCGATTTTCATCGGCGAAGGTCTCGCGCTTCTCGGGCTGATGGAATACGGCACGAATCCGTATGCGTTCATGACGTTCGCCGCATTGATCTTCCTGTTCTGGGGCGAAATCTTCTCGATCTTCCCGGCCATTTGCGCGGACACGTTTGGCAGTAAATTCGCCGCATCCAACGCGGGCACGCTGTACACCGCGAAGGGCACCGCATCGCTGCTCGTGCCGGTCGCATCGGTGCTTGCGGCGACGGGCGGCTGGAATCTCGTGTTCATCGTGTCGGCGGTGATCACGATCGCGGCCGGCGTCTCGGCGAAGTTCGTGCTTGCGCCGATGCGTGCACGCTGGATCGAGGCGAGCGACCCGCTCGTGAGCGACGCCACCAAAAGTGGTGGCCCGTCACGACTGAGCACGTGGCCCGAGCAAACGGGCGAGTAA
- a CDS encoding 2-dehydropantoate 2-reductase, translated as MKICVFGAGAIGALMGVQLARAGADVSFVARGPHLAAMREHGVRVLMDGEEVSARVRCTSDPSELGVQDYVLITLKAHSVPGVVDAMQPLLGKHTAVITGVNGIPYWYFYQHGGKFAGTRLSSIDPDGTQWNKLGPERAIGCVLYPAAEIIEPGVIKHVYGKKFPIGEPSGERTPRIQALHEMMQAAGFDAPIRDKIRDEIWLKLWGNLCFNPISALTHATLDLLAGDPGTRNVCRTMMAEAQRIAEPLGVHFRVDIERRIDGAGSVGAHKTSTLVDLEHRRPMEIDPLLTVVQEMGRLVGEPTPTIDVVLALVKMRERMALSGE; from the coding sequence ATGAAGATCTGTGTTTTTGGAGCAGGGGCGATTGGAGCGTTGATGGGCGTGCAACTCGCGCGCGCCGGTGCGGATGTCAGTTTCGTTGCGCGCGGTCCGCACCTCGCTGCAATGCGCGAGCACGGCGTACGCGTATTGATGGACGGCGAGGAAGTGTCCGCGCGTGTTCGTTGCACGTCCGACCCGAGCGAACTCGGCGTACAGGATTACGTGCTCATCACGCTGAAGGCGCACTCGGTTCCGGGCGTCGTCGATGCGATGCAGCCGCTGCTCGGCAAGCACACCGCCGTCATCACCGGCGTGAACGGCATTCCGTACTGGTACTTCTATCAGCATGGCGGCAAGTTCGCAGGCACGCGGCTGTCGAGCATCGACCCGGACGGCACGCAATGGAACAAGCTTGGACCGGAACGCGCGATCGGCTGCGTGCTGTATCCGGCAGCGGAAATCATCGAACCGGGTGTGATCAAACACGTATACGGCAAGAAGTTTCCGATCGGCGAACCGAGCGGCGAGCGCACGCCGCGTATTCAGGCGCTTCATGAAATGATGCAGGCGGCCGGCTTCGATGCGCCGATTCGCGACAAAATCCGCGATGAAATCTGGCTCAAGCTGTGGGGCAATCTGTGCTTCAACCCGATTAGCGCGCTAACGCACGCGACGCTCGATCTGCTCGCGGGCGATCCAGGCACGCGCAACGTGTGCCGCACGATGATGGCTGAAGCTCAGCGCATTGCCGAGCCGCTCGGCGTGCACTTCCGCGTCGACATCGAACGGCGCATCGACGGTGCGGGTTCGGTTGGTGCGCACAAGACGTCGACGCTCGTCGACCTCGAGCATCGCCGGCCAATGGAGATCGATCCGCTTCTCACTGTCGTGCAGGAAATGGGCCGCCTGGTCGGCGAGCCGACGCCGACTATCGACGTGGTGCTCGCGCTCGTCAAGATGCGCGAAAGAATGGCGTTGAGCGGCGAGTAA
- a CDS encoding M23 family metallopeptidase, with product MSPKASLPARLQHNPLFTAAARAAFLIGIAASCGLPAASGAPTLVAAHMALHTPFSGTTNVPSRATQADQLAQTANEPQREANVATDASDLRDAIGSLWATRGDKPASSETTLRYGAPILASMCGSAPALCVPDEYLDAVRNWPVDGNADSEAGGDASRFPLASASSWAPSEARDESRFVTRSGPIEHDLHDALTQAGLPADIVAQLDHLFAGRLDAAFATMPGDGFRIIYERADLSDAVTRHPRLTAAEVRLGDRTYTALWFVAPGSTHGEYYAFDGSLLPGEPFAMPVDYDRISSPFGVRMHPVFGEERFHTGVDLTARSGAPVLAAAAGTVEFVGVRSGYGRHIVIDHGDGYTTCYAHLSSFARGLRKGMKISQGERIGAVGRTGVATGPHLHYEVRINDEPVDPLKLTERDFTAPLTPAQRFALTQAAGAAQEQLTAMSESSTRLASTRPAPLF from the coding sequence ATGTCTCCCAAGGCTTCGCTTCCAGCGCGTCTCCAACACAATCCGCTGTTCACCGCCGCTGCACGCGCGGCATTTCTGATCGGCATTGCAGCCAGTTGCGGGCTTCCCGCGGCTTCCGGCGCGCCGACACTCGTCGCCGCCCACATGGCCTTGCACACGCCGTTCAGCGGTACCACGAATGTACCGTCGCGCGCGACGCAAGCCGATCAATTGGCGCAGACGGCGAACGAGCCGCAGCGCGAAGCGAACGTCGCGACCGATGCATCCGATCTGCGCGATGCCATCGGATCGCTGTGGGCGACCCGTGGCGATAAGCCGGCATCATCCGAGACGACGTTGCGCTACGGCGCGCCGATCCTTGCGTCGATGTGCGGCTCGGCGCCCGCGCTGTGCGTACCCGACGAATACCTCGACGCGGTACGCAACTGGCCGGTCGACGGCAACGCCGATAGCGAAGCGGGCGGCGACGCGTCACGCTTCCCGCTTGCCAGTGCATCGTCATGGGCGCCCTCCGAGGCGCGCGACGAATCGCGCTTCGTCACGCGCTCGGGACCGATCGAGCACGATTTACACGACGCGCTGACTCAAGCCGGTTTGCCGGCCGATATCGTCGCGCAGCTCGATCATCTGTTCGCGGGCCGGCTCGACGCGGCTTTCGCCACGATGCCCGGCGACGGGTTTCGCATCATCTACGAGCGTGCCGATCTGTCGGATGCGGTCACGCGTCATCCGCGCCTTACTGCTGCGGAAGTCCGGCTCGGCGATCGCACCTACACAGCGCTCTGGTTCGTCGCGCCCGGCAGCACGCATGGCGAGTACTATGCGTTCGACGGCAGTCTGCTGCCTGGTGAGCCGTTCGCGATGCCGGTCGATTACGATCGGATCAGTTCGCCGTTCGGCGTGCGCATGCATCCAGTGTTCGGCGAGGAACGCTTTCACACCGGCGTCGACCTGACTGCTCGTTCCGGGGCGCCAGTGCTCGCGGCCGCGGCCGGCACGGTCGAATTCGTCGGCGTGCGCAGCGGCTACGGCCGTCACATCGTGATCGATCATGGCGACGGCTATACGACCTGCTACGCGCATCTGTCCTCGTTCGCGCGCGGTTTGCGCAAGGGCATGAAGATCTCGCAAGGCGAGCGCATCGGCGCGGTCGGCCGCACCGGCGTCGCAACCGGCCCGCACCTCCATTACGAAGTGCGAATCAACGACGAGCCAGTCGACCCGCTCAAGTTGACTGAACGCGACTTCACGGCACCGCTTACCCCCGCGCAGCGCTTCGCGCTGACGCAGGCCGCGGGAGCTGCGCAGGAGCAATTGACCGCGATGTCCGAAAGCAGCACGCGCCTCGCTTCGACCCGGCCTGCGCCGCTTTTCTAA
- a CDS encoding LysE family translocator: MTAQAAIAAILGALLIGAMSPGPSFLVVARNAIGLSRRDGLATALGMGIGGVFFSGIALLGLYTVLAAVEWLYVSLKIAGGLYLIYIASKIWRGAAAPLTFDGMKTDARGDTRRSFWVGLSTQLSNPKTAIFYGSIFAALLPQHPPAWSYAVLPPAVFAIEAGWYTLVAVFFSSRHARELYAKAKKGIDRLAATAIAALGLRLIFTAHRAGL; encoded by the coding sequence ATGACCGCTCAAGCCGCCATCGCCGCGATCCTCGGCGCACTGCTGATCGGCGCCATGAGTCCCGGCCCCAGCTTTCTCGTGGTTGCACGCAACGCTATCGGTCTGTCGCGACGCGACGGCCTTGCTACCGCACTAGGGATGGGCATTGGCGGCGTGTTCTTTAGCGGCATCGCGCTTTTGGGTCTTTACACGGTATTGGCCGCGGTCGAATGGCTATATGTGAGCTTAAAAATCGCTGGCGGCCTTTATCTGATTTATATCGCGTCGAAGATATGGCGCGGCGCGGCCGCGCCGCTCACGTTCGACGGCATGAAGACCGACGCGCGCGGCGATACGCGGCGCTCGTTCTGGGTCGGTCTCTCTACGCAACTGAGCAATCCGAAAACTGCGATTTTCTATGGCAGTATCTTTGCCGCGCTGCTGCCGCAACACCCGCCGGCATGGTCGTATGCCGTGCTGCCCCCTGCAGTGTTTGCGATCGAAGCCGGCTGGTACACGCTCGTTGCCGTGTTCTTTTCGAGCCGCCACGCGCGCGAGCTTTACGCGAAAGCGAAGAAGGGCATCGATCGCCTCGCCGCGACGGCGATTGCGGCGCTCGGCCTGCGGCTGATTTTTACCGCGCACCGCGCGGGACTGTGA
- a CDS encoding aldehyde dehydrogenase family protein, translating into MGTESDLRQHDLLINGERVPPTSGEYSVDVDPATEQPIARVARGNAADVDAAVRAARAALPVWNGMRAGERARILTRFADLLRENQHEIAELESLDGGKPISGVLRQDIPAAIDTLAYYAGWCDKIHGEVVPVRPDALTYTVREPVGVVAAIVPWNFPLMIGMWKIAPALACGCTLIVKPAEITPLSALRVAALALEAGVPPGAFNVVTGKGSVVGDALVAHPGVDKVTFTGSPSVGRGILQGAASNFKRVTLELGGKSANVIFPDANLDNAVRAAASGVFFNTGQVCSAGSRILAHRDVYDGVVERLCVRAQSIKVGDPAQRETGMGPLISDAQMKTVLGYIEVGKNEGASLVTGGTRIGERGYFVEPTVFANVEHEMRISQEEIFGPVASVIRFDDEADAIRIANGTPYSLAAGVWSADIGRVHRVAHALRAGTVWINTYGYTDVRLPWGGAGDSGFGREHGDVAIENFTEPKSIWLAIDH; encoded by the coding sequence ATGGGCACTGAATCCGACCTTCGGCAGCACGATCTGCTAATCAATGGAGAGCGCGTGCCGCCCACGAGCGGCGAATACTCGGTCGATGTCGACCCCGCCACTGAACAGCCGATTGCGCGCGTCGCGCGAGGCAACGCCGCGGATGTCGACGCTGCGGTGCGCGCGGCACGCGCGGCGCTTCCCGTCTGGAACGGCATGCGTGCGGGCGAGCGCGCGCGCATTCTCACGCGCTTTGCCGATCTGCTGCGCGAGAATCAGCACGAAATCGCCGAACTCGAAAGCCTCGACGGCGGAAAGCCGATTTCCGGGGTATTGCGCCAGGATATTCCGGCTGCGATCGATACGCTCGCGTACTACGCGGGCTGGTGCGACAAGATTCACGGCGAAGTCGTGCCGGTCCGGCCCGACGCGCTCACTTATACAGTGCGCGAGCCCGTCGGCGTTGTCGCCGCGATCGTGCCGTGGAATTTCCCGCTGATGATCGGCATGTGGAAAATCGCGCCGGCGCTCGCGTGCGGCTGCACGCTGATCGTGAAGCCCGCGGAAATCACCCCTCTATCGGCGCTTCGCGTGGCTGCGCTCGCGCTCGAAGCGGGCGTGCCACCGGGCGCATTCAACGTCGTGACGGGCAAGGGCAGTGTAGTCGGCGATGCACTCGTCGCGCATCCGGGCGTCGATAAGGTGACGTTCACCGGTTCGCCGTCGGTCGGTCGAGGCATTCTGCAGGGCGCGGCGAGCAACTTCAAACGCGTCACGCTGGAACTCGGCGGCAAGTCGGCGAACGTGATCTTTCCCGATGCGAATCTCGACAACGCCGTGCGTGCGGCAGCATCGGGCGTGTTTTTCAATACGGGGCAGGTGTGCTCGGCAGGCTCGCGCATTCTTGCGCATCGAGATGTCTACGATGGTGTCGTCGAGCGCCTCTGCGTGCGTGCGCAGTCGATCAAGGTAGGTGACCCGGCGCAGCGCGAAACGGGCATGGGACCGCTGATTTCCGATGCGCAGATGAAAACGGTGCTTGGTTATATCGAAGTTGGCAAGAACGAAGGCGCGTCGCTCGTGACAGGCGGCACGCGAATCGGCGAGCGTGGTTATTTCGTCGAACCGACTGTTTTTGCAAACGTCGAGCATGAGATGCGTATCTCGCAGGAGGAGATCTTCGGACCCGTTGCAAGCGTGATCAGATTCGACGACGAGGCCGACGCGATCCGGATTGCCAACGGCACGCCATATAGTCTCGCGGCAGGCGTATGGAGCGCCGATATCGGCCGCGTGCATCGCGTTGCGCATGCACTCCGGGCGGGCACCGTCTGGATCAATACGTACGGCTATACCGATGTGCGTTTGCCATGGGGAGGGGCGGGCGACTCGGGCTTCGGCCGCGAACACGGGGACGTCGCAATCGAAAACTTCACGGAGCCGAAGTCGATCTGGCTCGCAATCGATCATTGA
- a CDS encoding LysE family translocator, with amino-acid sequence MSFTAWLFFLPACFAINMAPGPNNLLSINVAARHGFTTAFVAGTGRLVAFALMLVLAATGLAVVLHASEVFFLAIKLAGAAYLIWLAIQLWRSDAVPLDAQREHEDASLLRIARQECLVAAGNPKAILVFTAFLPQFVDIAKPMLQQFAVLGASFLVLEWLAIALYAGAGMYLGKWLTRAGVRRWFNRCCGMFLGAIGVSFLLVRRAQS; translated from the coding sequence ATGTCCTTCACCGCCTGGCTCTTTTTCCTGCCCGCATGCTTTGCAATCAACATGGCTCCAGGACCGAACAATCTGTTGTCGATCAACGTTGCGGCACGCCATGGATTCACGACCGCGTTCGTCGCAGGCACGGGTCGCCTCGTCGCATTCGCCTTGATGCTGGTGCTCGCCGCAACGGGTCTCGCAGTCGTACTGCACGCGTCGGAAGTGTTCTTCCTCGCAATCAAACTCGCCGGCGCCGCGTATCTGATCTGGCTCGCCATTCAATTGTGGCGAAGCGATGCGGTGCCGCTCGATGCGCAACGCGAACACGAAGATGCGTCGCTCCTTCGCATCGCGCGTCAGGAATGCCTGGTCGCTGCGGGAAATCCGAAGGCCATTCTCGTGTTTACAGCGTTTCTCCCTCAATTCGTCGACATCGCGAAGCCGATGCTGCAGCAATTCGCCGTGCTCGGCGCAAGCTTTCTCGTTCTCGAATGGCTCGCTATCGCGCTCTATGCGGGAGCAGGCATGTACCTCGGCAAATGGCTCACGCGCGCCGGCGTGCGGCGCTGGTTCAATCGCTGCTGCGGGATGTTCCTCGGCGCAATCGGTGTGAGCTTTCTGCTGGTGCGGCGCGCGCAAAGCTGA
- a CDS encoding acyl-CoA synthetase: MTHMFDEGLGRCEANYVPLTPIDFIARAAEIYGDRPAIVYADVRRNWRETHERACRLASALQRANIGRGDTVAVLLPNIPAMIEAHFGVPMAGAVLNTINTRLDIASILFMLRHGEAKLLIVDNEFAELTQRAALELPSLRIVSVSDTLPADALAFSRATDYEAFLLDGDPRFVWTPPADEWDAIALNYTSGTTGDPKGVVYHHRGAYLNALSNILEWDMPKHAVYLWTLPLFHCNGWCFPWTIAARAGVNVCLRKFDAKTVFDLIRRERVTHYCGAPIVQSALANAPAEWRQGITHQVSTMVAGAPPSPAVIARMKEIGFDLTHVYGLTEVYGPASVCAKQQGWDALCDDDRARMNARQGVRYHLQAAAAVLDPQTLEPVPCDGATHGEVMFRGNICMKGYLKNQHATAEAFRGGWFHTGDIGVLMPDGYFRITDRSKDIIISGGENISSIEVEDALYRHPAVSVAAVVAMPDAKWGEVPCAFIELKEGARATADEMIAHCRMLLAGYKVPKAVFFGELPKTSTGKIQKFELRARVKSAHAIDVSNPVTVPRGAR, from the coding sequence ATGACGCACATGTTCGACGAAGGCCTTGGCCGCTGCGAAGCGAACTACGTGCCGCTCACGCCGATCGATTTCATTGCGCGCGCCGCCGAGATTTACGGCGATCGCCCAGCCATCGTATACGCCGACGTGCGGCGCAACTGGCGCGAAACGCACGAGCGCGCATGCCGCCTCGCAAGCGCGCTGCAACGCGCGAACATCGGCCGCGGCGACACGGTGGCAGTGCTGCTGCCGAATATCCCCGCGATGATCGAAGCGCATTTCGGCGTGCCGATGGCCGGCGCCGTGCTTAATACCATCAATACGCGGCTCGATATCGCATCGATTCTTTTCATGCTGCGCCATGGCGAGGCGAAGTTGCTGATCGTCGATAACGAATTCGCCGAACTCACTCAGCGCGCCGCGCTCGAATTGCCGTCGCTGCGCATCGTCAGTGTCAGCGATACGCTGCCTGCCGATGCACTCGCGTTTTCGCGTGCGACCGATTACGAAGCATTCCTGCTCGACGGCGACCCGCGCTTCGTCTGGACGCCGCCCGCCGACGAATGGGACGCGATCGCGCTGAACTACACGTCGGGAACGACGGGCGATCCGAAGGGCGTCGTCTATCACCACCGCGGCGCATATCTGAACGCGCTCAGCAATATTCTCGAATGGGACATGCCGAAGCATGCCGTGTATTTGTGGACACTGCCGCTTTTCCACTGCAATGGCTGGTGTTTTCCGTGGACAATCGCGGCGCGCGCAGGTGTCAACGTCTGCCTGCGCAAGTTCGACGCGAAGACGGTGTTCGACCTGATTCGTCGCGAGCGCGTGACGCACTATTGCGGCGCGCCGATCGTGCAGAGCGCGCTCGCAAATGCACCTGCCGAATGGCGCCAGGGGATCACGCATCAGGTGTCGACGATGGTGGCAGGCGCACCGCCATCTCCCGCGGTCATTGCGCGAATGAAGGAAATCGGCTTCGATCTCACGCACGTCTACGGCTTGACCGAGGTGTATGGGCCCGCGTCTGTCTGCGCGAAGCAGCAGGGCTGGGACGCACTATGCGACGATGACCGCGCACGCATGAACGCGCGCCAGGGCGTGCGATATCACCTGCAGGCGGCCGCGGCCGTGCTCGATCCGCAAACGCTCGAACCGGTGCCGTGCGACGGCGCAACGCATGGCGAGGTCATGTTTCGCGGCAATATCTGTATGAAGGGCTATTTGAAAAACCAGCACGCGACCGCGGAGGCATTCCGCGGCGGCTGGTTTCACACCGGCGATATCGGCGTGCTGATGCCGGACGGCTACTTCCGCATTACCGACCGCAGCAAGGACATCATCATCTCGGGCGGCGAGAATATCTCGAGCATCGAAGTGGAAGACGCGCTGTACCGGCACCCGGCGGTGTCGGTGGCGGCGGTGGTCGCGATGCCCGATGCGAAGTGGGGCGAAGTGCCGTGTGCGTTTATCGAGCTCAAAGAGGGTGCGCGCGCCACAGCCGATGAGATGATCGCGCACTGCCGGATGCTGCTTGCGGGCTACAAGGTGCCTAAAGCCGTGTTTTTCGGTGAATTGCCGAAAACGTCTACCGGCAAGATCCAGAAGTTCGAACTGCGTGCACGCGTAAAATCGGCACACGCAATCGATGTTTCAAATCCCGTCACAGTCCCGCGCGGTGCGCGGTAA
- a CDS encoding LysR family transcriptional regulator encodes MNVSLQQLKVFVAVARQRSFTRAAREFDLTQSAVSRCVRELEEAISLRLFDRTTRQVELTLAGASLARRIGQLLDEIDLTLREERAAHHGHTGVVTVASNPVLSSSWIPECIARCATVFPGLVVDVKDEPQDAVLASVDQGDVDFGVVSDFDVHSNDTLLAHPLFSTPLCAVLPDTHALARGTTLMWSALGDASLITLNGDAGSRGAVERGIGAHRVHVRRMQECGHVAAVMRMIELGLGIGVLPVGAHWPAPAARLVARPLLPEVSFTTMLVRHRNRTLRPNAEAVWSLFCDRGRAPGRTSGTARADGHVSSEPATAAPAPVASAPAASAGAAPLRTSRQA; translated from the coding sequence ATGAACGTTTCATTGCAGCAACTGAAGGTGTTCGTCGCTGTCGCGCGCCAGCGCAGCTTTACGCGCGCCGCGCGCGAGTTCGATCTGACGCAGTCGGCGGTAAGCCGCTGCGTCCGCGAACTCGAGGAAGCAATCTCGTTGCGACTGTTCGATCGGACCACGCGCCAGGTCGAACTGACGCTGGCCGGCGCGAGCCTTGCGCGGCGCATCGGGCAACTGCTCGACGAAATCGATCTGACATTGCGCGAGGAGCGCGCGGCACACCACGGCCATACGGGCGTCGTCACCGTCGCGAGCAACCCTGTGCTGTCGTCGAGCTGGATACCTGAATGCATTGCCCGTTGCGCGACCGTCTTTCCCGGACTTGTCGTCGATGTCAAAGATGAGCCGCAAGACGCCGTGCTCGCTAGTGTCGATCAAGGCGATGTCGATTTCGGCGTCGTCTCGGACTTCGACGTGCACAGCAACGATACCTTGCTGGCCCACCCTCTATTTTCCACCCCTCTTTGCGCGGTTCTGCCCGACACGCACGCGCTGGCCCGCGGCACGACGCTGATGTGGAGTGCGCTCGGCGACGCGTCGCTGATCACGCTCAATGGCGACGCCGGCAGCCGTGGCGCGGTCGAGCGCGGGATCGGTGCGCACCGTGTGCACGTGCGGCGCATGCAGGAATGCGGGCACGTCGCGGCGGTGATGCGCATGATCGAACTGGGGCTCGGAATCGGCGTGCTGCCGGTTGGCGCACACTGGCCGGCGCCCGCCGCGCGGCTCGTGGCGCGTCCCTTGCTGCCCGAAGTATCGTTCACGACGATGCTCGTGCGGCACCGCAACCGGACCTTGCGGCCCAATGCCGAAGCCGTGTGGTCGCTCTTCTGCGACCGCGGTCGCGCACCGGGCCGCACATCCGGTACGGCGCGCGCCGACGGACATGTGTCGTCCGAGCCTGCAACGGCCGCGCCTGCGCCCGTTGCATCTGCGCCGGCCGCATCCGCTGGCGCAGCGCCGCTGCGTACGTCCAGACAAGCCTGA